Proteins encoded within one genomic window of Spirulina major PCC 6313:
- a CDS encoding DevA family ABC transporter ATP-binding protein: MTQTFQNEPVIAIAHLSHYFGTGDLRKQVLYDIHLTIQAGEIVIMTGPSGSGKTTLLTLMGALRSVQGGSLKFLGTELCGATNRQQVDVRRHIGYIFQAHNLHGSLTALQNVRMGLELHPQYSIAEMHDRAAHALDTVGLGDRITYYPANLSGGQRQRVAIARALVSQPKLLLADEPTAALDRQSGRDVVTLMQRLAKEQGCTILLVTHDNRILDVADRIVEMEDGRLIRADAQTSAAAGVSES, encoded by the coding sequence ATGACCCAAACTTTTCAAAATGAACCCGTGATTGCGATCGCTCACCTCAGCCACTATTTCGGCACGGGCGACCTCCGCAAACAGGTGTTATATGACATCCACCTCACAATCCAAGCCGGGGAAATCGTGATTATGACCGGCCCCTCTGGTTCCGGCAAAACCACATTGTTAACCCTGATGGGGGCATTGCGATCGGTGCAAGGGGGGAGTTTGAAGTTTCTTGGCACGGAACTCTGTGGCGCAACCAATCGGCAACAGGTCGATGTGCGTCGCCACATCGGTTATATTTTCCAAGCCCACAACCTCCACGGCAGCCTCACCGCCCTGCAAAATGTGCGCATGGGGTTAGAACTACACCCGCAATATTCCATTGCAGAGATGCACGATCGCGCCGCCCATGCCCTTGATACGGTGGGATTAGGCGATCGCATCACCTACTACCCCGCTAATCTTTCCGGCGGTCAACGCCAACGAGTGGCGATCGCCCGCGCCCTCGTCAGTCAGCCCAAACTCCTCCTCGCCGACGAACCCACCGCCGCCCTCGACCGCCAATCCGGCCGCGATGTGGTCACCCTGATGCAACGCCTTGCCAAGGAACAGGGCTGCACCATCCTCCTCGTCACCCACGACAACCGCATCCTAGACGTGGCCGATCGCATCGTCGAAATGGAAGATGGCCGCCTGATCCGCGCCGATGCCCAAACCAGTGCCGCCGCTGGGGTTAGTGAGTCATAG